One Nocardia iowensis DNA window includes the following coding sequences:
- a CDS encoding RICIN domain-containing protein — MHLLVQPATSLREKTPTGRAIVLPLLVAATTAIPIFITQPALADWPAETVKITNNSMGYEACVGTYDAKSPIGVIDCPAPEEDPEDDPLPDLDKWIAIDGTGPTRLKNGEINKCLGVVVSAELYDCNSKDAQRWTYDPATKKITGPIPRGKKGQTLCWQTNKTGALAGNPDNNCQGPRGTWVVKPVK; from the coding sequence GTGCATTTACTGGTTCAGCCTGCAACATCACTCCGCGAGAAAACGCCTACAGGCCGCGCGATCGTGCTGCCGCTGCTCGTAGCTGCCACCACGGCGATCCCCATATTCATCACGCAACCCGCCCTCGCTGACTGGCCAGCCGAGACCGTGAAGATCACAAACAATTCCATGGGATACGAAGCATGCGTCGGAACATATGACGCTAAATCTCCCATAGGGGTTATAGATTGCCCCGCACCCGAAGAAGATCCTGAAGACGATCCTTTGCCGGATCTAGATAAATGGATCGCCATCGACGGCACCGGGCCAACTCGCCTCAAAAATGGAGAGATCAATAAATGTCTGGGTGTGGTAGTCAGCGCGGAGTTGTACGATTGCAACAGCAAGGATGCGCAACGCTGGACATATGATCCGGCTACCAAGAAGATCACCGGACCAATCCCCCGTGGCAAGAAAGGCCAGACACTGTGCTGGCAAACCAACAAGACGGGCGCGCTCGCAGGCAATCCGGATAATAACTGCCAGGGACCCCGCGGGACCTGGGTGGTCAAGCCCGTGAAATAA
- a CDS encoding TetR/AcrR family transcriptional regulator, protein MATERQHRRREPVQERSRERVERLLSAAQELVDEQGPEAVTTRAIAERAQLPVATLYQYFANREAVLGELALRIIDRLDEEFPQRLAALPATTLPEMVEQLLELHRQLYRGDYPALVTMYYEGHYTGDIADARPHRHRMAHMIHQAFITRGMLPATTDPLITELAVELGDRVVELAYRRTPGGDPVVLAEGTLALTRYLEAHTKTGD, encoded by the coding sequence GTGGCCACAGAACGTCAACACCGCCGACGAGAGCCAGTTCAGGAACGCAGCCGCGAACGGGTCGAGCGACTGCTGAGCGCGGCCCAAGAACTAGTGGACGAGCAAGGGCCGGAAGCGGTCACCACGCGCGCGATCGCCGAACGCGCCCAACTGCCCGTCGCCACGCTGTATCAGTACTTCGCCAATCGTGAAGCGGTGCTGGGTGAATTGGCGCTGCGCATCATCGATCGCCTCGACGAAGAGTTCCCCCAGCGCTTGGCGGCGTTGCCAGCGACCACCCTGCCGGAGATGGTGGAGCAGCTGCTGGAGTTGCATCGCCAGCTCTACCGCGGCGATTACCCCGCCCTGGTGACGATGTACTACGAAGGCCACTACACCGGCGACATCGCCGACGCCCGCCCCCACCGGCACCGTATGGCCCACATGATCCACCAAGCCTTCATCACGAGAGGCATGCTCCCCGCCACCACCGACCCGCTGATCACCGAACTCGCTGTCGAACTCGGCGACCGCGTGGTCGAGCTCGCCTACCGCCGCACCCCGGGCGGTGACCCCGTCGTCCTCGCAGAAGGAACCCTCGCTCTGACCCGCTACCTCGAAGCACACACGAAGACCGGGGACTGA
- a CDS encoding MspA family porin, producing MRIRGTKAGLFGLLTCVMVSAMGSGTAAAEPLADKSREVTTDDGWQMRITKTDENLDRYPNLAATPFTREGFVSLKAVTDIDGMGTAPVNAGTISLGYQIGCQVDVTNGITIGLAIGPSISIGLTNFGVGGSASISPSVTLKPGTITTIPFATKPLTGRHGSITSDQVHIKIDGCMGPVSLRSYAQVNITTPTADNSLAVYGDPIYL from the coding sequence ATGCGTATTCGTGGCACGAAGGCAGGACTTTTCGGATTGCTGACCTGCGTAATGGTCAGCGCGATGGGCAGCGGCACCGCCGCTGCCGAACCGCTAGCGGATAAGTCGCGGGAGGTCACCACCGACGACGGCTGGCAGATGCGGATCACCAAGACCGACGAAAACCTCGACAGGTACCCCAATCTCGCCGCCACCCCGTTCACCCGTGAAGGGTTCGTCAGCCTCAAGGCGGTCACCGACATCGACGGCATGGGCACCGCACCGGTGAACGCCGGAACCATCTCACTCGGCTATCAGATCGGCTGCCAGGTCGACGTAACCAACGGCATCACAATCGGTTTGGCTATCGGCCCGAGCATCAGCATCGGCCTCACCAACTTCGGTGTCGGTGGTAGCGCGAGCATCTCGCCGTCGGTGACCCTCAAACCCGGCACGATCACCACCATTCCGTTTGCCACCAAACCCTTGACCGGACGCCACGGCTCGATCACCTCCGACCAGGTCCACATCAAAATCGACGGCTGCATGGGACCGGTGAGCCTGCGCTCCTACGCCCAGGTCAACATCACCACCCCCACCGCAGACAACTCACTAGCCGTCTACGGCGACCCGATCTACCTGTGA
- a CDS encoding SMI1/KNR4 family protein — translation MRLFRTTTILMVALAAAAACSAPAGDHPGDWCTDVIAALTSERQRWYDYDKTHGGENDDLTWRLTRPDPPATAEQIGAAERRLEKRFDRQLRQWLEHANGWPVVFGTISLFSTEQLAKDSPEREIFVEMLEETGTTTDDFGVRSFDDLILIGTNNIQTRFVLTVGCEDNGDCDSAPVWEFNGETTKFLSLRDYLTTRVEQMKKLKRSP, via the coding sequence ATGAGGTTATTTCGAACCACGACGATACTGATGGTGGCGCTAGCCGCGGCCGCAGCCTGCTCGGCGCCAGCAGGAGACCACCCCGGCGACTGGTGCACCGACGTGATCGCGGCCCTGACCAGTGAGCGGCAACGCTGGTACGACTACGACAAAACTCACGGCGGTGAGAACGACGATCTGACATGGAGGCTCACCCGACCCGACCCGCCCGCCACCGCGGAGCAGATCGGTGCCGCCGAGCGACGCCTCGAGAAGCGGTTCGATCGCCAGTTACGGCAGTGGCTCGAACACGCGAACGGCTGGCCTGTCGTTTTCGGCACCATCAGCCTGTTCTCGACAGAGCAGCTGGCCAAGGACTCGCCAGAGCGCGAAATCTTCGTGGAGATGCTCGAGGAAACCGGCACGACCACAGACGATTTCGGGGTGCGCTCGTTCGACGACCTCATCCTGATCGGCACCAACAACATCCAAACCCGCTTCGTGCTTACCGTCGGCTGCGAAGACAACGGTGACTGTGACAGCGCGCCAGTATGGGAATTCAACGGCGAAACTACGAAGTTTCTCAGCCTCCGCGACTACCTCACCACAAGGGTTGAGCAGATGAAGAAGCTGAAGCGGTCGCCGTAA
- a CDS encoding DUF1772 domain-containing protein: protein MRSTTIQLATVGAYATVASLVFAITVAETIFLYPNMFRGVPESLALSDEFMTVVDIGAVMRPMGMVMTLCAVIAIVVALWARQARGWIAASLIFLIGGQFLSVLYQWPRASIFGERDQHTVEELERAVTEFLVGHGFRIAASLAAAVLAIAAVFSIYRARVLAGARANSAAEHALVC from the coding sequence ATGAGGTCAACTACTATTCAACTTGCGACCGTCGGCGCGTACGCGACGGTCGCAAGTCTCGTTTTCGCGATCACTGTCGCCGAGACGATCTTCTTGTATCCCAACATGTTTCGAGGCGTGCCGGAGTCGCTGGCGTTGTCCGACGAGTTCATGACCGTGGTGGATATCGGTGCCGTGATGCGCCCGATGGGCATGGTGATGACACTGTGCGCGGTGATCGCGATCGTGGTCGCGCTGTGGGCACGGCAGGCGCGGGGTTGGATCGCCGCATCGCTGATTTTCCTGATCGGTGGTCAGTTCCTGTCGGTTCTCTACCAGTGGCCGCGGGCGAGCATCTTTGGCGAACGAGACCAGCACACCGTGGAGGAGCTCGAGCGCGCGGTGACGGAATTCCTTGTCGGACACGGATTCCGGATCGCCGCATCGCTCGCGGCGGCGGTATTGGCGATAGCCGCGGTGTTCTCGATCTACCGCGCCCGGGTCCTCGCGGGGGCGCGAGCGAATTCCGCGGCCGAGCATGCCCTCGTTTGTTGA
- a CDS encoding NAD(P)-dependent oxidoreductase — protein sequence MAETTNTPVTVLGLGAMGQALAATLLKGGHPTTVWNRTPGKDTDLGAAGAVSTPSVAEAVQAGGPIIVVLFDHASVHTTLDPVVDELSGRQVINLTSTAPNEARELATWAAEHGIDYLDGGIMAIPPMIGQPGASILYSGSEAIFNEHRTALELLAAAEYFGDDAGRASTYDFALLANMYAMFGGFMHGAAMMRSVGVSASAFAERAAAWVTAMAQMFPAYGELIDSGDYTQPIQSLAFHKAALDAINRASRDAGVATDFVAPIKNLIDRQIADGNGALEFARTIEELI from the coding sequence ATGGCGGAAACCACGAACACCCCGGTGACGGTCCTCGGACTAGGCGCGATGGGCCAGGCGCTGGCCGCCACGCTGCTGAAGGGCGGCCATCCGACGACGGTGTGGAACCGCACCCCCGGCAAGGACACCGACCTCGGCGCGGCCGGGGCGGTCAGCACCCCGTCGGTTGCCGAGGCGGTGCAGGCGGGCGGGCCGATCATCGTCGTCCTGTTCGACCACGCCTCCGTGCACACCACTCTCGACCCCGTGGTCGACGAACTGTCCGGCAGGCAGGTGATCAATCTGACCAGCACCGCCCCCAACGAGGCCCGCGAGCTGGCCACCTGGGCGGCCGAGCACGGCATCGACTACCTCGACGGTGGCATCATGGCCATCCCGCCCATGATCGGTCAGCCGGGCGCGTCCATCCTGTACAGCGGCTCCGAGGCGATCTTCAACGAGCACCGCACAGCCCTCGAATTGCTCGCCGCCGCAGAATATTTCGGCGACGATGCCGGACGGGCTTCCACCTATGACTTCGCCTTGCTCGCCAACATGTACGCCATGTTCGGCGGCTTCATGCACGGCGCGGCCATGATGCGCTCGGTCGGCGTCTCGGCGAGCGCGTTCGCCGAGCGAGCCGCGGCATGGGTCACCGCCATGGCCCAGATGTTTCCCGCCTACGGCGAGCTCATCGACAGCGGCGACTACACCCAGCCCATCCAAAGCCTCGCCTTCCACAAGGCCGCCCTCGACGCCATCAACCGGGCCAGCCGCGACGCCGGCGTCGCCACGGACTTCGTCGCCCCCATCAAAAACCTCATCGACCGCCAGATCGCCGACGGCAACGGTGCCCTCGAGTTCGCCCGAACCATCGAAGAACTGATCTGA
- a CDS encoding winged helix-turn-helix transcriptional regulator — MGEKRSGPYFCGIDAAMDVIGGKWKALILWELENYGVRRFGELRRGLPGVSEKMLIQQLRELEEDGIVTREVYREVPPRVEYQLTELGTALNRALEPLGDWGRDRIERIGANRVHPVTT; from the coding sequence TTGGGCGAAAAGAGATCTGGACCATACTTCTGCGGCATCGACGCCGCGATGGACGTGATCGGCGGCAAATGGAAAGCACTGATCCTGTGGGAGCTGGAGAACTACGGAGTCCGCCGCTTCGGCGAACTCCGCCGCGGCCTGCCCGGCGTCTCGGAGAAGATGCTGATCCAGCAGCTGCGCGAGTTGGAGGAGGACGGCATCGTCACACGCGAGGTCTATCGCGAGGTGCCGCCGCGGGTCGAATACCAACTCACCGAGCTGGGCACTGCCCTCAACCGCGCCCTCGAACCCCTCGGCGACTGGGGTCGTGACCGCATCGAGCGCATCGGCGCCAACCGCGTGCATCCGGTGACCACCTGA